Proteins co-encoded in one Aquincola tertiaricarbonis genomic window:
- a CDS encoding DUF1127 domain-containing protein, which produces METLLKTAAVTPAAWNRRGPLRWLQSARRAWLAMRRRAADRRALQAMSEAELRDMGIGRGEADHLTRPCDRLHRPW; this is translated from the coding sequence ATGGAGACCCTGCTGAAGACCGCCGCCGTGACCCCTGCCGCCTGGAACCGACGTGGCCCTTTGCGTTGGCTCCAGTCCGCGCGGCGGGCCTGGCTGGCGATGCGCCGCCGCGCCGCCGACCGTCGCGCGCTGCAGGCGATGAGCGAGGCCGAGCTGCGCGACATGGGCATCGGCCGCGGCGAGGCCGACCACCTGACCCGGCCCTGCGACAGGCTGCACCGGCCGTGGTGA
- a CDS encoding 3-deoxy-7-phosphoheptulonate synthase, with amino-acid sequence MSYTAPISDLHIAHDELLPEPRALREALPAGEAAAAHIRRSREAVRAILRGEDDRLLVITGPCSIHEPASALEYAGRLLPLAQRLQGELLVVMRVYFEKPRTRMGWKGLIYDPGLDGSGDIGQGLHEARRLLLACAAMGMPTASEILDLVTPQYYAELLTWGAIGARTVESPLHRQMASALSAPVGFKNTTYGGLAPAIDAIHVAMQPHTFPSVSLEGRAMVVTTTGNPDGHLILRGGSDGPNYQADSVARAARALRESGLPERVVIDCSHGNSSKDYARQPLVAADVAAQVAAGSTVPCGLMLESHLVEGRQDIRDGRQGLRYGQSVTDACIGWDATVQVLEGLAAAVQARRLPR; translated from the coding sequence ATGTCATACACCGCGCCGATCTCCGACCTGCACATCGCCCACGACGAGCTGCTGCCCGAGCCGCGCGCGCTGCGCGAGGCACTGCCCGCGGGTGAGGCCGCAGCCGCCCACATCCGCCGCTCGCGCGAGGCGGTGCGCGCCATCCTGCGCGGCGAGGACGACCGGCTGCTGGTGATCACCGGCCCGTGCTCCATCCATGAGCCTGCATCGGCGCTGGAGTACGCGGGCCGGTTGCTGCCGCTGGCGCAGCGGCTGCAGGGCGAGCTGCTGGTGGTGATGCGGGTGTACTTCGAGAAGCCGCGCACCCGCATGGGCTGGAAGGGCCTGATCTACGACCCGGGCCTGGACGGCAGCGGCGACATCGGCCAGGGCCTGCACGAAGCGCGGCGCCTGCTGCTGGCCTGCGCCGCGATGGGCATGCCCACCGCCTCCGAGATCCTGGACCTGGTGACGCCGCAGTACTACGCCGAGCTGCTGACCTGGGGCGCCATCGGCGCGCGCACCGTGGAAAGCCCGCTGCACCGGCAGATGGCCTCGGCGCTGTCGGCGCCTGTGGGCTTCAAGAACACCACCTACGGTGGCCTGGCGCCGGCCATCGACGCCATCCACGTGGCGATGCAGCCGCACACCTTTCCGTCGGTGTCGCTGGAAGGGCGGGCCATGGTGGTCACCACCACCGGCAACCCCGACGGTCACCTGATCCTGCGCGGCGGCAGCGACGGCCCCAACTACCAGGCCGACAGCGTGGCCCGCGCCGCCCGCGCGCTGCGCGAGTCCGGCCTGCCCGAGCGCGTGGTCATCGACTGCAGCCACGGCAACAGCAGCAAGGACTACGCGCGCCAGCCGCTGGTGGCGGCCGACGTGGCCGCGCAGGTGGCGGCCGGCTCCACGGTGCCTTGCGGCCTGATGCTGGAAAGCCACCTGGTGGAAGGTCGGCAGGACATCCGCGACGGCCGCCAGGGCCTGCGTTATGGCCAGAGCGTGACCGACGCCTGCATCGGCTGGGACGCCACCGTGCAGGTGCTGGAAGGCCTGGCCGCCGCGGTGCAGGCGCGCCGCCTGCCCCGTTGA
- a CDS encoding FAD-binding oxidoreductase — protein MTAPDLDTLRAAFAGRLITAPDDMAPFLTDWRGKWRGAAIAVAQPDSAADVGAVMAWCHQHGVPVVPQGGNTGLSGGATPDDSGRALLLSLVRLNKVRRIDASNNTMEVEAGVTLQQVQQAAAEAGRLFPLSLAAEGTCTIGGNLATNAGGVQVLRYGNARELCLGLEVATPEGELWNGLRGLRKDNTGYDLRDLFIGSEGTLGVITAAVLKLFPPPAAKVAAFVAVPSPEAAVALLQLAQAKLAASLTAFELISEVCIGLVLKHMPGSRRPLAEPSPWYVLMEVSDAHDEAHAQAAIEGVLEAALEEGHATDAAVSASLAQFEALWALRENISESQGAEGKTIKHDIALPISRIPEFIAATDAEIAAQFSGVRMVVFGHLGDGNLHYNVSPAEDRLGPVHAPAFVALEGPLNKLVHDAVAARGGSISAEHGLGVLRRDEAARYKSPVELRLQQAVKAALDPQGRMNPGKLLPPAG, from the coding sequence ATGACCGCTCCTGACCTCGACACCCTGCGCGCGGCCTTTGCCGGCCGCCTGATCACCGCGCCCGACGACATGGCGCCCTTCCTGACCGATTGGCGCGGCAAGTGGCGCGGCGCGGCCATCGCGGTGGCGCAGCCCGACAGCGCCGCCGACGTGGGCGCGGTGATGGCCTGGTGCCACCAGCACGGCGTGCCCGTGGTGCCGCAGGGCGGCAACACGGGCCTGTCGGGCGGTGCCACGCCCGACGACAGCGGCCGCGCGCTGCTGCTGTCGCTGGTGCGGCTGAACAAGGTGCGCCGCATCGACGCCAGCAACAACACGATGGAGGTGGAAGCCGGCGTCACGCTGCAGCAGGTGCAGCAGGCGGCGGCCGAGGCGGGGCGGCTGTTTCCGCTGAGCCTGGCGGCCGAAGGCACCTGCACCATCGGCGGCAACCTGGCCACCAATGCCGGCGGGGTGCAGGTGCTGCGCTACGGCAATGCGCGCGAGCTGTGCCTGGGCCTGGAAGTGGCCACGCCAGAGGGTGAGCTGTGGAACGGCCTGCGCGGCCTGCGCAAGGACAACACCGGCTACGACCTGCGCGACCTGTTCATCGGCAGCGAGGGCACGCTGGGCGTCATCACCGCCGCGGTGCTCAAGCTGTTTCCGCCGCCGGCGGCCAAGGTGGCGGCCTTCGTGGCCGTGCCCTCGCCCGAGGCTGCGGTGGCCTTGCTGCAGCTGGCCCAGGCGAAGCTGGCGGCCAGCCTGACGGCCTTCGAGCTGATCAGCGAGGTGTGCATCGGCCTGGTGTTGAAGCACATGCCCGGCAGCCGCCGGCCGCTGGCCGAGCCCAGCCCCTGGTACGTGCTGATGGAAGTGTCGGACGCGCACGACGAGGCCCATGCGCAGGCCGCGATCGAAGGCGTGCTGGAAGCCGCGCTGGAAGAGGGCCATGCCACCGATGCGGCGGTGTCGGCTTCGCTGGCGCAGTTTGAGGCGCTGTGGGCGCTGCGCGAGAACATCTCCGAATCGCAGGGCGCCGAAGGCAAGACCATCAAGCACGACATCGCGCTGCCGATCTCGCGCATCCCCGAGTTCATCGCCGCCACCGATGCCGAGATCGCCGCGCAGTTCAGCGGCGTGCGCATGGTGGTGTTCGGCCACCTGGGCGACGGCAACCTGCACTACAACGTGTCGCCGGCCGAAGACCGGCTGGGCCCGGTGCATGCGCCGGCCTTCGTGGCGCTGGAGGGCCCGCTGAACAAGCTGGTGCACGACGCGGTGGCCGCCCGCGGCGGCTCCATCTCGGCCGAGCACGGCCTGGGCGTGCTGCGCCGCGACGAAGCCGCCCGCTACAAGAGCCCGGTGGAGCTGCGGCTGCAGCAGGCCGTCAAGGCCGCGCTGGATCCGCAGGGGCGGATGAATCCGGGGAAGTTGCTGCCGCCGGCTGGCTGA
- a CDS encoding acyl-CoA dehydrogenase family protein, with protein MPWDYSAKTTDLLERLNAFFDRYIYPNEARYHAEMDAFRRAGNAWQQPAVVEELKVIAREQGLWNMFLPHEYRGVPGISNLDYAPLCEVMGRVSWSSEVFNCSAPDTGNMETLERYGTPAQQDRWLGPLLDGKIRSAFLMTEPAVASSDATNIQCDIRRDGDHYVINGRKWFSSGAGSPHCAIYIVMGKTDVDAPRHAQQSMVLVPANTPGVKVERHISVFGYDDAPHGHMEISLTDVRVPVDNILLGEGRGFEIAQGRLGPGRIHHCMRSIGAAERALEMMIDRLQTRIAFGKPLADQSIWHERIAESRCMIDQARLLTLNAAHRMDTVGNKAAQAEIAMIKVVAPNVSCKVVDWAIQAHGGAGVSQDFWLAEAYAHQRTVRIVDGPDEVHRRAIAKLELAKRTAARAARGGQAG; from the coding sequence ATGCCCTGGGACTATTCGGCCAAGACGACCGATCTGCTGGAACGCCTGAATGCGTTCTTCGACCGGTACATCTACCCCAACGAGGCGCGCTACCACGCCGAGATGGACGCCTTCCGCCGCGCCGGCAACGCCTGGCAGCAGCCCGCCGTGGTGGAGGAGCTGAAGGTCATCGCACGCGAGCAGGGCCTGTGGAACATGTTCCTGCCGCATGAATACCGCGGCGTGCCCGGCATCAGCAACCTCGACTACGCCCCGCTGTGCGAGGTGATGGGCCGGGTGAGCTGGTCGAGCGAGGTGTTCAACTGCTCGGCGCCCGACACCGGCAACATGGAGACGCTGGAGCGCTACGGCACCCCGGCGCAGCAGGACCGCTGGCTGGGACCTTTGCTGGACGGCAAGATCCGCTCGGCTTTCCTGATGACCGAGCCGGCGGTGGCCTCGTCCGACGCCACCAACATCCAGTGCGACATCCGCCGCGACGGCGACCACTACGTGATCAACGGCCGCAAGTGGTTCTCGTCGGGCGCCGGCAGCCCGCATTGCGCCATCTACATCGTGATGGGCAAGACCGATGTCGACGCGCCGCGCCATGCGCAGCAGTCCATGGTGCTGGTGCCGGCCAACACGCCGGGCGTGAAGGTGGAGCGCCACATCAGCGTGTTCGGCTACGACGACGCGCCGCACGGCCACATGGAGATTTCGCTGACCGACGTGCGCGTGCCGGTGGACAACATCCTGCTGGGCGAAGGCCGCGGCTTCGAGATCGCGCAGGGCCGCCTCGGCCCCGGCCGCATCCACCACTGCATGCGCAGCATTGGCGCCGCCGAGCGCGCGCTGGAGATGATGATCGACCGGCTGCAGACCCGCATCGCCTTCGGCAAGCCGCTGGCCGACCAGTCGATCTGGCATGAGCGCATCGCCGAGTCGCGCTGCATGATCGACCAGGCCCGGCTGCTGACGCTGAACGCCGCCCACCGCATGGACACCGTGGGCAACAAGGCGGCGCAGGCCGAGATCGCGATGATCAAGGTGGTGGCGCCCAACGTCTCGTGCAAGGTGGTGGACTGGGCCATCCAGGCCCACGGCGGCGCCGGCGTCAGCCAGGACTTCTGGCTGGCCGAGGCGTATGCCCACCAGCGCACCGTGCGCATCGTCGACGGCCCGGACGAAGTGCACCGCCGCGCCATCGCCAAGCTGGAGCTGGCCAAGCGCACCGCGGCCCGCGCCGCCCGGGGTGGCCAGGCGGGCTGA
- a CDS encoding ArsC family reductase, with translation MTITLYGIPNCDTVKKARAWLDGQGVAYQFHDFKKAGVPAAPLQRWLAAAGWQTLLNRKGTTWRKLDEATQAAAADEAGAAALMQAQPSVIKRPVVEWADGAVTVGFDADDWGGRV, from the coding sequence ATGACGATCACGCTCTACGGCATTCCCAACTGCGACACGGTGAAGAAGGCGCGCGCCTGGCTCGATGGCCAGGGCGTGGCCTACCAGTTCCACGACTTCAAGAAGGCGGGCGTGCCGGCCGCGCCGCTGCAGCGCTGGCTGGCCGCCGCCGGCTGGCAGACGCTGCTCAACCGCAAGGGCACCACCTGGCGCAAGCTGGACGAAGCCACCCAGGCCGCCGCGGCCGACGAAGCCGGCGCCGCCGCGCTGATGCAGGCTCAGCCCAGCGTGATCAAGCGCCCGGTGGTGGAGTGGGCCGACGGTGCGGTGACCGTGGGCTTCGACGCCGACGATTGGGGCGGCCGGGTCTGA
- a CDS encoding FIST signal transduction protein: MHISLSIYRRKTGWFPPLPADLDSPQTLVLVFGDSAFVEEPAPFLELADRFVQAVHAGCSSGPVHGACGWRPGELTAAIIRFQDTHLHGAAVEVRQRRDSGLMGAALAAQLPSVPMLRQDRQAAVAPLQRQGPLRLALLLSDGQGVDGEALLRGLRGGLPLAARITGGLAGDRGATGPAWVYGCDGRLPAPGRACVVGLYGPRLHVGQGHAAGWQPMGMAHHVTRAHGPVVYELDGRPALEVYRDYLGTEAARLPASALLHPLALTAADGQAPTIRSVLTVDEHRGALLLATSLAEGSRVLVMQRQAGDLAASTRQAAERAVEALPPGARHLLLSVGCLDQPALPGADGTLAEAPPAMPWPLSLSRDALPAVGFHSLGELTAGAAPGEVQLHHQTHAFTALAEA, translated from the coding sequence ATGCACATCAGCCTGTCCATCTACCGCCGCAAAACCGGCTGGTTTCCACCGCTGCCGGCGGACCTCGACAGCCCGCAGACGCTGGTGCTGGTGTTCGGCGACAGCGCCTTCGTCGAAGAGCCGGCGCCCTTCCTGGAGCTGGCCGACCGCTTCGTGCAGGCGGTGCATGCGGGCTGCTCGTCGGGCCCGGTGCACGGCGCCTGCGGCTGGCGCCCCGGCGAACTCACCGCGGCCATCATCCGCTTCCAGGACACGCACCTGCACGGCGCCGCGGTGGAGGTGCGCCAGCGCCGCGACAGCGGCCTGATGGGCGCCGCACTGGCGGCCCAGCTGCCCAGCGTGCCCATGCTGCGCCAGGACCGGCAGGCGGCCGTTGCCCCGCTGCAGCGCCAGGGCCCGCTGCGGCTGGCGCTGCTGCTGTCCGACGGACAGGGCGTAGACGGCGAAGCCCTGCTGCGCGGCCTGCGCGGCGGCCTGCCGCTGGCAGCGCGCATCACCGGTGGCCTGGCCGGCGACCGCGGCGCCACCGGGCCGGCCTGGGTGTATGGCTGCGACGGCCGGCTGCCGGCGCCCGGGCGCGCCTGCGTGGTGGGCCTGTACGGCCCGCGCCTGCATGTGGGCCAGGGCCATGCTGCCGGCTGGCAGCCGATGGGCATGGCGCACCACGTCACTCGCGCCCACGGGCCGGTGGTGTATGAGCTGGATGGCCGGCCCGCGCTGGAGGTCTACCGGGACTACCTGGGCACCGAGGCGGCACGCCTGCCGGCGTCAGCGCTGCTGCACCCGCTGGCCTTGACCGCGGCGGACGGCCAGGCGCCCACCATCCGCAGCGTGTTGACGGTGGACGAGCACCGCGGCGCATTGCTGCTGGCCACCAGCCTGGCCGAAGGCAGCCGGGTGCTGGTGATGCAGCGGCAAGCCGGCGACCTGGCCGCCAGCACCCGCCAGGCGGCCGAGCGGGCGGTGGAGGCGCTGCCACCAGGCGCACGCCATCTGCTGCTGTCGGTGGGCTGCCTGGACCAGCCGGCCCTGCCGGGCGCCGATGGCACCCTGGCCGAAGCCCCGCCCGCGATGCCCTGGCCGCTGAGCCTGAGCCGCGACGCGCTACCGGCGGTGGGCTTTCATTCGCTGGGCGAGCTGACGGCCGGCGCTGCGCCCGGCGAGGTGCAGTTGCATCACCAGACGCATGCATTCACCGCGTTGGCGGAGGCCTGA
- the acnA gene encoding aconitate hydratase AcnA: MPKAHAFSKTVKTFTTASGKTGQFFSLPHLAKTYPNVNRLPVSMRIVLESVLRNCDGQKVTPEHVQQLANWQPVAERTDEIPFVVARVVLQDFTGVPLLADLAAMRSVAASLGKNPKAIEPLVPVDLVVDHSIMVDYYGTKNALDLNMKLEFQRNQERYQFMKWGMQAFDTFGVVPPGFGIVHQVNLEYLARGVHKTKAGVYYPDSLVGTDSHTTMINGIGVVGWGVGGIEAEAGMLGQPVYFLTPDVVGFEMTGSLREGVTATDLVLTVTELLRKEKVVGKFVEFFGPGVATLPLPDRATIGNMAPEYGATMGFFPVDDKTIDYFRGTGRTKAEIEAFEAYFRAQGMYGVPGAAGASKELADIQYSKVVTLDLTTVAPSLAGPKRPQDRIEITHLSEQFASLYSAPVSANGFNQPAEKLDQVFKTESGLEVRNGDVLIAAITSCTNTSNPSVLLAAGLLAKKAVEAGLKVKPHIKTSLAPGSRVVTEYLERAGLLPYLEKLNFNLAGYGCTTCIGNAGDLTAELNEVIWRNDLVCAAVLSGNRNFEARIHPNLKANFLASPPLVVAYAIAGNVRRDLMTEPVGYGKKGQPVYLGDIWPSSDEIAALMKYAMNAKVFKANYEKVKTEPGKLWGKIKGTTGQVYDWPASTYIAEPPFFQGFQMQPPVEGEVGVKGARIMALFGDSITTDHISPAGSIKETSPAGQWLKENGVLKADFNSYGSRRGNHDVMMRGTFANVRIKNLMIPPGEDGSREEGGVTLYQPGGDKMFIYDAAMKYMAAGVPTVIFAGEEYGTGSSRDWAAKGTQLLGIKAVVARSFERIHRSNLVGMGVLPLQFKAGDSWESLGLKGDEQIDVRIAGALRPQADATLVITRADGSTQEVTVVLRIDTPIEVDYYQHGGILPFVLRQLLAA; this comes from the coding sequence ATGCCGAAAGCCCACGCCTTCTCCAAGACGGTCAAGACCTTCACCACCGCCTCTGGCAAGACGGGCCAGTTCTTTTCGCTGCCGCACCTGGCCAAGACCTATCCCAACGTCAACCGGCTGCCGGTGTCGATGCGCATCGTGCTGGAGTCGGTGCTGCGCAACTGCGACGGCCAGAAGGTGACGCCCGAGCACGTGCAGCAGCTGGCCAACTGGCAGCCGGTGGCCGAGCGCACCGACGAGATCCCCTTCGTGGTGGCCCGGGTGGTGCTGCAGGACTTCACCGGCGTGCCGCTGCTGGCCGACCTGGCCGCGATGCGCTCGGTGGCCGCCAGCCTGGGCAAGAACCCCAAGGCCATCGAGCCGCTGGTGCCGGTGGACCTGGTGGTGGACCACTCCATCATGGTCGACTACTACGGCACCAAGAACGCCCTGGACCTGAACATGAAGCTGGAATTCCAGCGCAACCAGGAGCGCTACCAGTTCATGAAGTGGGGCATGCAGGCCTTCGACACCTTCGGTGTGGTGCCCCCGGGCTTCGGCATCGTGCACCAGGTGAACCTGGAGTACCTGGCGCGCGGCGTGCACAAGACGAAAGCCGGCGTGTACTACCCCGACAGCCTGGTGGGCACCGACAGCCACACGACGATGATCAACGGCATCGGCGTGGTGGGCTGGGGCGTGGGCGGCATCGAGGCCGAGGCCGGCATGCTGGGCCAGCCGGTGTACTTCCTGACGCCCGACGTGGTGGGCTTCGAGATGACCGGATCGCTGCGCGAGGGCGTGACCGCCACCGACCTGGTGCTGACGGTGACCGAGCTGCTGCGCAAGGAGAAGGTGGTCGGCAAGTTCGTCGAGTTCTTCGGCCCCGGCGTGGCCACGCTGCCGCTGCCCGACCGCGCCACCATCGGCAACATGGCGCCCGAGTACGGCGCCACGATGGGCTTCTTCCCGGTGGACGACAAGACCATCGACTACTTCCGCGGCACCGGCCGCACCAAGGCCGAGATCGAGGCCTTCGAGGCCTACTTCCGCGCCCAGGGCATGTACGGCGTGCCGGGCGCGGCCGGCGCCTCCAAGGAGCTGGCCGACATCCAGTACAGCAAGGTGGTGACGCTGGACCTGACCACCGTGGCGCCCAGCCTGGCCGGCCCCAAGCGGCCGCAGGACCGCATCGAGATCACGCACTTGTCCGAGCAGTTCGCTTCGCTCTACAGCGCGCCGGTCTCGGCCAACGGCTTCAACCAGCCGGCCGAGAAGCTGGACCAGGTGTTCAAGACCGAGAGCGGCCTGGAAGTGCGCAACGGCGACGTGCTGATCGCGGCCATCACCTCCTGCACCAACACCAGCAACCCCAGCGTGCTGCTGGCCGCCGGCCTGCTGGCCAAGAAGGCGGTAGAGGCGGGGCTGAAGGTCAAGCCGCACATCAAGACCTCGCTGGCCCCCGGCTCGCGCGTGGTGACCGAGTACCTGGAACGGGCCGGCCTGCTGCCCTACCTGGAAAAGCTCAACTTCAACCTGGCCGGCTACGGCTGCACCACCTGCATCGGCAACGCCGGCGACCTGACGGCCGAGCTGAACGAGGTGATCTGGCGCAACGACCTGGTGTGCGCGGCCGTGCTGTCGGGCAACCGCAACTTCGAGGCGCGCATCCACCCCAACCTGAAGGCGAACTTCCTGGCCAGCCCGCCGCTGGTGGTGGCCTATGCGATTGCCGGCAACGTGCGCCGCGACCTGATGACCGAGCCGGTGGGCTACGGCAAGAAGGGCCAGCCGGTGTACCTGGGCGACATCTGGCCCAGCAGCGACGAGATCGCCGCGCTGATGAAGTACGCGATGAACGCCAAGGTGTTCAAGGCCAACTACGAGAAGGTGAAGACCGAGCCCGGCAAGCTGTGGGGCAAGATCAAGGGCACCACCGGCCAGGTGTATGACTGGCCCGCCTCCACCTACATCGCCGAGCCGCCGTTCTTCCAGGGCTTCCAGATGCAGCCGCCGGTGGAGGGTGAAGTGGGCGTCAAGGGCGCGCGCATCATGGCGCTGTTCGGCGACTCGATCACCACCGACCACATCTCGCCGGCCGGCTCCATCAAGGAGACCTCGCCCGCCGGCCAGTGGCTGAAGGAGAACGGCGTGCTCAAGGCCGACTTCAACAGCTATGGCTCACGCCGCGGCAACCACGACGTGATGATGCGCGGCACCTTCGCCAACGTGCGCATCAAGAACCTGATGATCCCGCCCGGCGAGGACGGCTCGCGCGAAGAAGGCGGCGTGACGCTGTACCAGCCCGGCGGCGACAAGATGTTCATCTACGACGCGGCGATGAAGTACATGGCCGCGGGCGTGCCCACCGTCATCTTCGCGGGTGAGGAGTACGGCACCGGCTCCAGCCGCGACTGGGCGGCCAAGGGCACCCAGCTGCTGGGCATCAAGGCCGTGGTGGCGCGCAGCTTCGAGCGCATCCACCGCTCCAACCTGGTGGGCATGGGCGTGCTGCCGCTGCAGTTCAAGGCGGGCGATTCCTGGGAATCGCTGGGCCTGAAGGGCGACGAGCAGATCGACGTGCGCATCGCCGGCGCGCTGCGGCCGCAGGCCGATGCCACGCTGGTGATCACCCGCGCCGACGGCAGCACGCAGGAGGTGACGGTGGTGCTGCGCATCGACACGCCGATCGAGGTGGACTACTACCAGCACGGCGGCATCCTGCCCTTCGTGCTGCGCCAACTGCTCGCAGCCTGA
- a CDS encoding DNA ligase: MPHSPSRTRRRLVAATLASFIPLPHIAWAASAPGWLLAREFGLADDPTGYLVSEKYDGVRAQWDGQALRLRGGGTVAAPADFLARLPATPLDGELWMGRGRFDAASAAVRRERPDAAEWQALRYMVFELPGAPGPFSERAQAIERLVAAAAWPRLVAVAHSRVADRVALMHRLQQVVSSGGEGLVLHRADAPYLTGRGDVLLKLKPEQDAEAEVIGHLPGRGRHAGRLGALRVRTEAGVVFQIGTGFTDAQREAPPPLGSWVTFRHRGYTPQGVPRFASFLRLHPPP; encoded by the coding sequence ATGCCGCATTCCCCAAGCAGGACCCGTCGCCGCTTGGTGGCGGCCACACTCGCTTCCTTCATTCCGCTGCCGCACATCGCGTGGGCGGCATCAGCGCCCGGCTGGCTGCTGGCCCGCGAGTTCGGCCTTGCGGACGACCCCACGGGCTACCTGGTGAGCGAGAAGTACGACGGCGTGCGCGCCCAGTGGGACGGCCAGGCCCTGCGCCTGCGGGGCGGCGGCACGGTGGCGGCCCCGGCCGACTTTTTGGCGCGCCTGCCCGCCACGCCGCTGGACGGTGAGCTGTGGATGGGGCGTGGCCGCTTCGATGCGGCCTCGGCCGCGGTGCGGCGAGAGCGGCCCGATGCGGCCGAATGGCAGGCGCTGCGTTACATGGTGTTTGAACTGCCCGGCGCGCCCGGCCCCTTCAGCGAGCGGGCGCAGGCCATCGAGCGCCTGGTGGCCGCGGCAGCCTGGCCGCGACTGGTGGCGGTGGCGCACAGCCGCGTGGCCGACCGCGTGGCCCTGATGCATCGGCTGCAGCAGGTGGTGTCCAGCGGCGGCGAAGGCCTGGTGCTGCACCGGGCCGATGCGCCTTACCTCACCGGCCGCGGCGACGTGCTGCTCAAGCTCAAGCCCGAGCAGGACGCCGAGGCCGAGGTCATCGGCCACCTGCCCGGCCGCGGCCGCCATGCCGGCCGGCTGGGTGCGCTGCGGGTGCGCACCGAGGCGGGCGTGGTCTTCCAGATCGGCACCGGCTTCACCGATGCGCAGCGCGAGGCGCCGCCGCCGCTGGGCAGCTGGGTCACCTTCCGCCACCGCGGCTACACGCCGCAGGGCGTGCCGCGCTTCGCCAGCTTCCTGCGGCTGCATCCCCCGCCCTGA
- a CDS encoding amidase — translation MTTEQAALPRIATLRAQIARGTLTHEALVAQALEGATAPAARHVFTRLYADAALAAARHADAALKAGVQLPLLAGLPVSIKDLYDVAGEPTLAGSIACRDEAPAAADAPAVARLRAQGAALVGKTNMTEFAFSGVGLNPHHGTPVNPTDVAVARIPGGSSSGAAVSVALGLSVAGLGSDTGGSIRIPAALNGLVGFKNTQARVPRSGAFELSRTLDTVCAMARCVDDCLAVDAAIADTPLAVRRRPAAGLRLALPQTLVLDQLDATVARAFERTLDRLSAAGVQIVPLPLAELAEISTLNAPGGFSAVEAFAVHRQRLAQRRAEFDPRVAARIALGEAVSAADYIGLHDRRRGWMARVEAQLQGFDALLCPTVPIVAPPIAELQASDDAFFKANGLLLRNTFTINYLDGCAFSLPCHAPDELPVGLMLASVRGDDARLAAVALAVEAVLQDGEGAR, via the coding sequence ATGACGACCGAACAAGCTGCGCTGCCGCGCATCGCCACGCTGCGCGCGCAGATCGCCCGCGGCACGCTGACCCATGAAGCCCTGGTGGCCCAGGCGCTGGAAGGCGCTACCGCCCCGGCCGCCCGCCATGTGTTCACCCGCCTGTATGCCGATGCCGCACTGGCCGCTGCCCGCCATGCCGATGCCGCGCTGAAGGCCGGCGTGCAGCTGCCGCTGCTGGCGGGCCTGCCGGTCAGCATCAAGGACTTGTACGACGTGGCCGGCGAGCCCACGCTGGCCGGCTCCATCGCCTGCCGAGACGAGGCGCCGGCCGCGGCCGACGCACCGGCGGTGGCGCGGCTGCGCGCCCAGGGCGCGGCCCTGGTCGGCAAGACCAACATGACGGAGTTCGCGTTCTCGGGCGTGGGCCTCAACCCGCACCACGGCACGCCGGTCAACCCGACCGATGTGGCGGTGGCCCGCATCCCGGGCGGTTCTTCGTCGGGCGCCGCGGTGTCGGTGGCGCTGGGGCTGTCGGTGGCGGGCCTGGGGTCCGACACCGGCGGCAGCATCCGCATTCCGGCGGCGCTCAATGGCCTGGTGGGCTTCAAGAACACGCAGGCCCGGGTGCCGCGCAGCGGCGCCTTCGAGCTGTCGCGCACGCTGGACACGGTGTGCGCGATGGCCCGCTGCGTGGACGACTGCCTGGCCGTCGATGCCGCCATCGCCGATACGCCGCTGGCCGTGCGCCGCCGGCCCGCCGCCGGCCTGCGGCTGGCGCTGCCGCAGACCCTGGTGCTGGACCAGCTGGACGCCACCGTCGCCCGGGCCTTCGAGCGCACGCTGGACCGCCTGTCGGCCGCGGGCGTGCAGATCGTGCCGCTGCCGCTGGCCGAGCTGGCCGAGATCAGCACGCTGAATGCGCCGGGCGGCTTCTCGGCGGTGGAGGCGTTTGCGGTGCACCGCCAGCGCCTGGCCCAACGCCGTGCCGAGTTCGACCCGCGCGTGGCCGCCCGCATCGCGCTGGGCGAAGCGGTGAGCGCGGCCGACTACATCGGCCTGCACGACCGGCGCCGCGGCTGGATGGCGCGTGTGGAGGCGCAACTGCAGGGCTTCGATGCCCTGCTGTGCCCCACGGTGCCCATCGTGGCGCCGCCCATCGCCGAGCTGCAGGCCTCGGACGATGCCTTCTTCAAGGCCAACGGCCTGCTGCTGCGCAACACCTTCACCATCAACTACCTGGACGGCTGCGCCTTCAGCCTGCCCTGCCATGCGCCCGATGAGCTGCCGGTGGGGCTGATGCTGGCCTCGGTGCGTGGCGACGATGCGCGCCTGGCCGCGGTGGCGCTGGCGGTGGAAGCGGTGCTGCAAGACGGGGAGGGCGCACGATGA